The Pleuronectes platessa chromosome 13, fPlePla1.1, whole genome shotgun sequence genome includes a window with the following:
- the LOC128454071 gene encoding peroxiredoxin-6 yields the protein MPGLLLGDVFPDFEAEATTGTIKLHEFLGDSWGILFSHPSDYTPVCTTELGRAARLHGEFSKRGVKMIALSVDRLEDHHSWSKDILAYNCEESACCSLPFPIIADSKRELAVALGMLELDEKDKDGMPLTARCVFIIGPDKRLKLSLLYPATTGRNFDEILRAVDSLQLTAGKRVATPADWKLGECVMVPPSMSEEEAAALFPEGVYTKDLPSGKKYLRYTPQP from the exons ATGCCGGGACTGTTGCTCGGGGACGTGTTTCCTGACTTCGAGGCAGAGGCCACCACTGGCACAATTAAACTCCACGAGTTTCTCGGTGATTC ATGGGGAATCTTGTTCTCCCACCCCAGTGACTACACCCCCGTGTGCACCACGGAGCTGGGCCGTGCTGCCAGGCTGCACGGGGAGTTCAGCAAGCGCGGCGTCAAAATGATCGCACTGTCAGTCGACCGCCTGGAGGATCATCACAGCTGGAGCAAG GACATCCTGGCGTACAACTGTGAGGAGTCGGCCTGCTGCTCGCTGCCCTTTCCCATCATAGCGGACAGTAAACGGGAGCTGGCAGTGGCCCTGGGCATGCTGGAACTAGATGAGAAGGACAAAGATGGCATGCCGCTAACTGCCCGCTGT GTGTTTATCATCGGCCCCGACAAAAGGCTGAAACTGTCGCTGCTCTATCCTGCCACCACAGGACGCAACTTTGATGAGATCCTGAGAGCGGTGGATTCGCTCCAGCTCACAGCGGGGAAAAGAGTGGCCACACCTGCCGACTGGAAG CTTGGAGAGTGTGTGATGGTTCCTCCGAGCATgtctgaggaggaggctgctgctttGTTCCCAGAAGGCGTCTACACCAAAGACCTGCCCTCTGGCAAGAAGTACCTGCGCTACACACCACAGCCATGA
- the LOC128454597 gene encoding LOW QUALITY PROTEIN: polyisoprenoid diphosphate/phosphate phosphohydrolase PLPP6-like (The sequence of the model RefSeq protein was modified relative to this genomic sequence to represent the inferred CDS: inserted 2 bases in 1 codon; deleted 1 base in 1 codon; substituted 1 base at 1 genomic stop codon), producing the protein MSSPTSRRNSCRGSHRGSSWSYVYSGAPTEEYIGXLLSQPMFAITLRFLLAIDLWLSKRLGVCAFEESPWGSIQPLVRLLEFSGHFIPWLMGTLYTLLRGETAAEQEIMLNMALALLLDLLLVRVVKTLVRRRRPAQNRSDIFSTFFVERYSFPSGHATRAAMCARFFLAQLVDTASMRVLVVGWAFLVSLXLVTDVGFGLAMGYCQYSLVERLWVTWDCLQDVLLMRLREGLNRAYGGLWMASWTH; encoded by the exons atgtcctcaccgaCGTCCAGACGGAACAGTTGCCGTGGGAGCCACCGGGGCTCCAGCTGGTCTTACGTTTACTCTGGCGCTCCAACAGAGGAATAC ATCGGCTGACTATTAAGTCAGCCGATGTTCGCCATAACGCTGCGTTTTTTGCTGGCAATAGATCTGTGGCTGTCCAAGCGGCTCGGCGTGTGCGCCTTCGAGGAGTCCCCATGGGGGAGCATACAGCCCCTGGTGCGCCTGCTGGAGTTCTCCGGACATTTCATCCCGTGGCTCATGGGCACCCTGTACACTCTGCTCCGTGGAGAGACGGcggcagagcaggagatcatGCTGAATATGGCCCTGG CTCTGTTGTTGGACCTGCTGCTGGTCAGAGTTGTGAAGACTCTGGTGAGACGTCGACGGCCCGCACAGAACCGCTCTGATATCTTCTCCACCTTCTTCGTGGAGCGCTACTCGTTCCCCTCAGGCCACGCAACGCGGGCGGCAATGTGCGCTCGGTTCTTCCTTGCCCAGCTGGTGGACACAGCCTCCATGCGGGTGCTGGTCGTGGGCTGGGCCTTCCTGGTGAGCCT GTTGGTGACCGATGTGGGCTTTGGCTTGGCCATGGGTTACTGTCAGTACAGCTTGGTAGAGAGGCTGTGGGTGACCTGGGACTGCCTTCAGGACGTGCTGCTCATGCGACTGCGAGAGGGACTCAACAGGGCTTATGGTGGTCTCTGGatggcatcttggacacattaG
- the LOC128455142 gene encoding myocilin-like encodes MWLQVSLLCVSCLMLSSQSPATDRASLRRSNDSAGRCHYTFTVASPEESSCPGGSVKPEMDGVMSRVILLEALVSQLLAGADGGTRTRVESNTEEGLQEAYAQVTRERNQLQQDKERLNKQLQEQQRRLGELSQEAESLRQKPCKQTHTSGGAQHDSRPASDPANAFKNGAYQEMKAEVTKVQASHLNTDENQTITDCGELLSVGDPVLHRKADSITGKYGVWLQDPEPLGPHYTKKTVWRIDAVGKDVRQLFAFEDMDQFSRGFPMKVLILPEPVESTGATIYRGSLYYQRKRSRSLIRYNLTSESLASRLELPHAGFHGQYPYSWGGYTDIDLAVDEQGLWAIYSTSKAKGAVVIAQLDPESLVVKQSWETNIRKNTVGNAFMVCGRLYTVASYTAPNTTINYVFDTATGTQRAVAVPFKNKYRYTSMLDYNHGQRKLYAWDNFHMVTYDIRVGRANQGSS; translated from the exons ATGTGGCTCCAAgtctctctcctgtgtgtgtcctgcttgATGCTGTCAAGCCAGAGCCCGGCCACAGACCGAGCCTCCCTCCGCCGCTCCAATGACTCTGCTGGACGCTGCCACTACACCTTCACCGTGGCCAGCCCAGAGGAGTCCAGCTGCCCTGGAGGCAGCGTGAAACCAGAGATGGATGGAGTCATGTCGCGGGTCATCTTGCTGGAGGCTTTGGTCAGCCAGCTCCTGGCAGGAGCGGACGGAGGCACGAGGACGAGGGTCGAGTCTAACACGGAAGAGGGTCTCCAGGAAGCTTATGCTCAGGTCACCAGGGAAAGgaaccagctgcagcaggacaagGAGCGTCTGAACAAGCAGctccaggagcagcagaggaggctggGCGAGCTGAGCCAGGAGGCAGAGAGCCTCAGGCAGAAGCCCtgcaagcagacacacacctccGGGGGGGCTCAGCATGACAGCAGACCTGCCAGTG acCCTGCAAATGCCTTTAAGAATGGGGCGTACCAGGAGATGAAGGCTGAGGTGACAAAGGTTCAAGCATCCCACCTTAATACTGATGAAAATCAAACCATCACAG ACTGTGGAGAGCTGCTATCAGTGGGAGATCCTGTTCTGCACAGGAAGGCTGACAGTATCACAGGCAAATATGGGGTGTGGCTGCAGGACCCCGAGCCTCTGGGCCCTCATTACACCAAAAAGACTGTGTGGCGCATCGACGCAGTGGGCAAAGATGTCCGTCAGCTCTTTGCATTTGAAGACATGGACCAATTCTCCCGAGGCTTCCCCATGAAGGTGTTGATCCTGCCGGAGCCTGTGGAGAGCACAGGGGCGACCATCTACCGCGGCTCCCTCTACTACCAGCGCAAACGAAGCCGTTCCCTGATCCGCTACAACCTGACCTCTGAGAGCCTGGCATCACGTCTGGAGCTACCTCACGCTGGCTTCCACGGCCAGTACCCTTACTCCTGGGGAGGCTACACAGACATCGACCTGGCGGTGGACGAACAAGGCTTGTGGGCCATCTACAGCACGAGCAAGGCGAAAGGCGCCGTTGTGATTGCCCAGCTGGACCCAGAGAGCCTGGTCGTGAAGCAGAGCTGGGAGACCAACATCAGGAAGAACACAGTGGGCAACGCATTCATGGTGTGTGGACGCCTGTACACGGTGGCCAGCTACACTGCACCCAACACCACCATCAACTACGTGTTTGACACAGCCACTGGCACGCAGCGGGCAGTCGCTGTGCCGTTCAAGAACAAGTACCGTTACACCAGCATGCTGGACTATAACCACGGCCAGAGGAAGCTGTATGCGTGGGACAACTTCCACATGGTCACCTATGACATCAGAGTGGGCAGAGCCAATCAGGGCAGCAGCTAG